From the Pseudomonadota bacterium genome, the window AACGCATTTTTCTGCGAATGCTCCGCCCCGCGTTGCCACGATAATGCGATCACCGACACGCGTTCGCTGACAGTTAGCGCCGACTGCCGTTACAACACCGGCGGCTTCGTTGCCCGGGATAAACGGCAACGGTGACTTCACTTGGTACTGGCCCGCGATACTCAAAATGTCCGGAAAATTAACCCCGGCCGCGGCGACGTCGATGCAGACTTCTTCGTCGCCGGGAACTGGATCGTCCCATTCCTCAATCGTGAGCGACTCAGGTGGACCAAATTGGTTGCACACCAATGCGCGCATTCAGACGACCTCAAACAGAGATGCTGCACCCTGGCCACCACCCACACACATCGTACATACGACGTACTTGGCACCGCGGCGCTTGCCTTCGATCAGGGCGTGGCCGACCAGTCGCGCGCCTGACATGCCGTAGGGGTGCCCAACCGAAATCGCGCCGCCGTCAACGTTGAGGAGTTCGTTGGGAATTCCTAAGGTATCGCGGCAATACAGAACCTGAACGGCAAACGCCTCATTGAGTTCCCACAGGCCGATATCATCCATCGACAGGCCATTACGTTCGAGCAATCGCGGTACCGCAAAAACCGGACCGATACCCATTTCATCGGGTTCGCAGCCAGCAACCGCCGTACCACGATAAATTCCTAATGGCTCGAGACCCCGTTTTTCCGCCACCTTGGCTTCCATGACCACCGAGGCAGAGGCACCGTCGGACAGCTGACTCGCATTGCCGGCTGTTATTACACCGTTTTCACGTACCGTGCGCAGTCCGGACAATCCGTCAAGATTGGTTTGCGGTCGATTGCCTTCATCTTTTTCTAGAACGACATCTTCGAAAGTGATTTCGCCGGTTTCTTTGTTCATAACGCCTTTATTTGACGGTAGTGGCACGATCTCGTCGTCAAAGCGTCCAGCCTCTTGGGCAGCCGCGGTGCGCTGCTGGGATTGCAGCGCGTACTCATCCTGTGCCTCGCGGGAGATGTTGTAGCGTTTGGCTACGACTTCGGCCGTATCGATCATCGGCATAAGAATATGTTCATGCTTTGCCAGCAATCGAGGATCAGCAACGCGATGCTGATTGGCATGTTCGTTCTGCACCAGGCTAATGGACTCGAGGCCACCGCCC encodes:
- a CDS encoding alcohol dehydrogenase catalytic domain-containing protein; translation: MRALVCNQFGPPESLTIEEWDDPVPGDEEVCIDVAAAGVNFPDILSIAGQYQVKSPLPFIPGNEAAGVVTAVGANCQRTRVGDRIIVATRGGAFAEKCVCPEVMTMPLPDTLDFAQGAGFSVTYGTSYHALKQSANLQPDETLLVLGAAGGV
- a CDS encoding acetyl-CoA C-acyltransferase; the encoded protein is MREAVIVSTARTPIGKAYRGAFNNTEAPTLGGHAVQHAVERAGIDPAEVEDVMMGCAMPQGTQGQNVGRQIALAAGLPVTTAGMTLDRQCSSGMMAIALAAKTVVCDNVDIMVGGGLESISLVQNEHANQHRVADPRLLAKHEHILMPMIDTAEVVAKRYNISREAQDEYALQSQQRTAAAQEAGRFDDEIVPLPSNKGVMNKETGEITFEDVVLEKDEGNRPQTNLDGLSGLRTVRENGVITAGNASQLSDGASASVVMEAKVAEKRGLEPLGIYRGTAVAGCEPDEMGIGPVFAVPRLLERNGLSMDDIGLWELNEAFAVQVLYCRDTLGIPNELLNVDGGAISVGHPYGMSGARLVGHALIEGKRRGAKYVVCTMCVGGGQGAASLFEVV